The Psychrobacter sp. LV10R520-6 genome includes a region encoding these proteins:
- a CDS encoding tRNA (cytidine(34)-2'-O)-methyltransferase codes for MTIHIVLVAPKMPSNTGNIIRLCANSGAQLHLVKPLGFELDDKKLRRAGLDYHEYAHLQVHDDWTAAKQALMTANCRIITAMTTKLSKPFYDYDFTNQSDTNALGNPKTTPNVALVFGSETAGLAEDIREDIGAAHWLRLPMLPDSRSLNLSNSVAICLYEVWRQQNFGGDEGRSVGYETLTVYDPK; via the coding sequence ATGACCATTCACATTGTGCTGGTAGCCCCAAAAATGCCCAGCAATACTGGAAACATTATTCGATTGTGTGCTAACAGTGGTGCGCAACTGCATTTGGTAAAACCTTTAGGGTTTGAGCTTGATGACAAGAAACTGCGCCGCGCCGGCCTTGATTATCATGAATACGCACATCTACAAGTACATGACGATTGGACAGCTGCCAAACAGGCGCTAATGACCGCGAACTGTCGTATCATTACCGCAATGACCACTAAGCTTAGCAAACCGTTTTATGATTATGATTTCACCAATCAATCTGATACCAACGCACTGGGTAATCCAAAAACCACGCCTAACGTAGCATTGGTATTTGGTTCAGAAACAGCAGGGTTAGCAGAGGATATTCGTGAGGATATTGGCGCAGCTCATTGGCTTAGATTGCCTATGCTGCCTGATTCGCGCAGCTTAAACTTATCGAATAGCGTGGCGATATGTCTGTATGAGGTATGGCGGCAGCAAAACTTTGGTGGTGACGAAGGTCGTAGTGTTGGTTATGAAACCCTTACGGTTTATGACCCAAAATAG
- a CDS encoding entericidin A/B family lipoprotein: MKKVIIASMTAMFVLTGCNTFAGLGQDVENTGETISDTAVDVKQKI; this comes from the coding sequence ATGAAAAAAGTAATTATCGCATCTATGACTGCAATGTTTGTACTAACTGGCTGTAATACTTTTGCAGGTTTAGGCCAAGACGTAGAAAACACTGGCGAAACTATAAGTGACACTGCTGTAGATGTAAAACAAAAAATCTAA
- a CDS encoding entericidin A/B family lipoprotein — MKKVIIASMTAMFVLTGCNTFAGLGQDVSSAGDAVSNTATDVKQKI; from the coding sequence ATGAAAAAAGTAATTATCGCATCTATGACTGCAATGTTTGTACTAACTGGTTGTAATACTTTTGCAGGTTTAGGCCAAGACGTGTCAAGTGCTGGCGATGCTGTAAGTAATACAGCGACAGACGTAAAACAAAAAATCTAA
- the hemW gene encoding radical SAM family heme chaperone HemW — translation MPIPESDNSMNISDYDTRNIINSSNNVINSSNDAINSSNIDAVSIPLALYIHIPWCVKKCPYCDFNSHELGVDISLSMYDEYVDALLLDARMQQPLTQGREISSIFIGGGTPSLLPIAQYRRLFVGLRACFDFADDIEVTMEANPGTLEHAPFAEYLDVGINRLSIGVQSFDADKLKTLGRIHDPKQALSAINSARAAGFDRVNVDLMHGLPQQTMIEALYDIQIAHDAGATHISWYQLTIEPNTVFYRNQPILPDEDSLADIEQAGQALLQSLGYDNYEVSAWAGASDIPCRHNVNYWQFGDYLAIGAGAHGKVSIGEQRSSSSLDNELLTTVGIYRFSKSRMPKDYVSCQDAPKMVGWQAIPNDELVSEFMLNALRLHEGVTWALFEARTNLHYSDIAEQVAKLVGQGLLMDSKNMLRPTALGRRYLNQVLREFL, via the coding sequence ATGCCGATACCTGAGTCTGATAATTCTATGAATATCAGTGATTACGATACCCGTAATATCATTAACAGCTCTAATAATGTCATTAACAGCTCTAATGATGCCATCAATAGCTCTAATATAGATGCGGTGAGCATTCCGCTTGCGCTATACATACATATTCCGTGGTGCGTAAAAAAATGTCCTTACTGCGATTTTAACTCGCATGAGTTAGGGGTTGATATATCACTATCAATGTATGACGAGTACGTGGACGCGCTGTTATTAGACGCGCGTATGCAGCAGCCCTTGACTCAAGGGCGAGAGATCAGCTCGATATTTATCGGTGGCGGTACGCCATCGCTATTGCCCATTGCTCAGTATCGGCGCTTATTTGTTGGATTGCGTGCGTGTTTTGATTTTGCTGACGATATTGAAGTCACTATGGAAGCCAACCCTGGTACGCTAGAGCATGCGCCATTTGCTGAATATTTAGACGTGGGTATCAACCGCTTATCTATTGGTGTGCAAAGCTTTGATGCCGATAAGCTTAAGACGCTTGGTCGTATCCATGACCCAAAACAAGCCTTATCAGCGATCAACTCAGCTCGCGCTGCTGGTTTTGATCGGGTAAATGTTGATTTGATGCACGGTTTGCCGCAGCAGACCATGATCGAGGCATTATATGATATTCAAATCGCGCATGATGCCGGAGCGACCCATATATCTTGGTATCAGCTGACCATTGAGCCTAATACGGTATTTTATCGCAATCAGCCAATCTTACCGGACGAAGACAGTTTGGCCGATATTGAGCAGGCAGGGCAGGCTTTATTACAGAGCTTAGGTTATGATAATTATGAGGTGTCGGCATGGGCTGGTGCATCAGATATTCCGTGTCGTCATAATGTTAATTATTGGCAATTTGGTGACTATCTGGCGATTGGTGCTGGCGCTCATGGTAAGGTCAGTATTGGGGAACAGAGATCAAGTAGCTCACTGGATAATGAGCTTTTAACAACAGTAGGAATTTATCGCTTTAGTAAATCACGTATGCCCAAAGACTATGTTTCCTGTCAGGATGCCCCAAAAATGGTTGGCTGGCAAGCAATCCCTAATGATGAGTTGGTCAGCGAATTCATGCTCAATGCACTACGTCTGCATGAGGGTGTCACTTGGGCGCTGTTTGAAGCGCGAACGAATTTGCACTATAGTGACATTGCTGAACAAGTGGCTAAACTGGTTGGCCAAGGCTTGTTAATGGACAGTAAAAATATGCTACGGCCTACTGCATTGGGACGGCGTTATCTCAATCAGGTATTGCGAGAGTTCTTATAA